A genomic region of Lachnoclostridium edouardi contains the following coding sequences:
- a CDS encoding fructose-1,6-bisphosphatase, whose product MRDLAYLKLLAREFPSVKMASSEIINLTAILGLPKGTEYFFSDLHGEYEAFVHLLRSASGIIREKINDTFGHIISEDEQMELANLIYYPERFLSKYTHQGKATDEWKKIIIYRLVQICRLVSSKYTRSKVRKKMPKEFAYIIDELLHVDYRDYNKDVYYSEIIHSMIEIDAADKFIVALCHLIQNLTIDSLHIIGDIFDRGPRADIIMKELMNFHDVDIQWGNHDISWMGAATGNPACICNVLRIAISYNSFDVLEDGYGINLRPLSMFAAHVYRDDPCEKFSPKILDENIYDAVDPGLAAKMHKAIAMIQFKVEGQIIKRHPEYKMEDRLLLEAVDYERGTVTLEGKTYALTDKAFPTVDPKNPLKLTKEEEELMHTLVVSFRHSELLHRHINFLYTHGSLYKCYNSNLLYHGCIPMKEDGSFEEMMFDGKAQYGKSLMDCIEKQIKKAYFLPDGDKEKEDAGDFMWYLWCGAKSPVFGKDRMATFEHYFIADKSTHKENMNPYYRLSVEEKYCGQILEEFGLSREGSHIINGHVPVKIKDGEKPVKAGGKLYIIDGGLSKAYQSKTGIAGYTLIYNSNHLALAEHKPFMPNKENTPKVYITEKMANRIRVADTDLGKDIAERISDLKELVAAYRAGVIKELV is encoded by the coding sequence ATGAGGGATTTAGCGTATTTGAAGCTGCTTGCAAGGGAGTTTCCAAGTGTGAAAATGGCTTCCAGTGAGATCATTAACCTGACGGCCATTCTGGGGCTGCCTAAGGGGACGGAGTATTTTTTCAGTGATCTCCACGGAGAATATGAGGCGTTTGTCCATCTTTTAAGAAGCGCTTCCGGAATTATCCGTGAAAAGATTAACGATACCTTTGGCCACATTATTTCTGAAGATGAGCAGATGGAGCTGGCTAATCTGATTTATTATCCAGAAAGATTTCTAAGTAAGTATACACATCAAGGCAAGGCAACAGATGAATGGAAGAAAATTATCATTTATCGGCTGGTGCAGATTTGCCGTCTGGTTTCTTCCAAATATACACGTTCCAAGGTCCGAAAAAAAATGCCTAAAGAGTTCGCATATATTATTGACGAGCTGCTTCATGTAGATTACAGGGATTATAATAAAGACGTTTACTACAGCGAAATTATTCATTCTATGATAGAAATAGATGCTGCGGACAAGTTTATTGTAGCTTTATGCCACCTGATTCAGAACCTGACCATTGACAGCCTGCATATTATAGGGGATATTTTCGACAGAGGCCCCAGGGCAGATATTATTATGAAGGAGCTGATGAATTTTCACGACGTGGATATTCAGTGGGGCAATCACGATATCTCCTGGATGGGCGCTGCCACAGGAAATCCTGCCTGTATCTGCAATGTGCTGAGAATTGCTATCAGCTACAACAGCTTTGACGTGCTGGAGGACGGGTACGGCATTAACCTAAGGCCTCTTTCCATGTTTGCAGCCCATGTATACAGAGACGATCCCTGTGAAAAATTTTCCCCTAAAATTCTGGATGAAAATATATACGACGCAGTGGACCCAGGACTGGCTGCGAAAATGCACAAGGCTATTGCCATGATCCAGTTTAAAGTAGAAGGCCAGATTATTAAGCGCCATCCGGAGTATAAAATGGAGGACCGTCTGCTTTTAGAGGCAGTGGATTATGAGAGGGGAACTGTAACATTAGAGGGGAAAACATACGCTCTCACAGATAAAGCTTTTCCTACTGTGGATCCTAAGAATCCTTTGAAACTGACAAAGGAAGAGGAAGAGCTTATGCACACCTTAGTTGTTTCTTTCCGCCACAGCGAGCTGCTGCACCGCCATATTAATTTCCTTTACACCCACGGCAGCTTATATAAATGTTACAACTCCAATCTTTTATATCACGGCTGCATTCCTATGAAGGAGGATGGAAGCTTTGAGGAAATGATGTTTGACGGCAAAGCGCAGTATGGAAAAAGCCTGATGGACTGTATTGAAAAACAGATTAAAAAAGCATATTTTCTGCCTGACGGCGACAAAGAGAAAGAGGATGCCGGCGACTTTATGTGGTATTTGTGGTGCGGCGCTAAGTCGCCTGTGTTTGGAAAAGACAGAATGGCCACCTTTGAACATTATTTTATTGCAGACAAGTCTACTCATAAGGAGAATATGAACCCGTATTACCGCCTTAGCGTAGAAGAAAAATACTGCGGTCAGATTCTGGAGGAATTCGGCCTGTCCAGAGAAGGGTCCCATATTATTAACGGCCATGTGCCTGTAAAAATAAAGGATGGGGAAAAACCAGTAAAAGCCGGAGGAAAGCTGTATATTATAGACGGAGGTCTTTCTAAAGCTTATCAGAGTAAAACGGGAATCGCAGGATATACTTTAATATATAATTCTAATCATCTGGCCCTGGCGGAGCACAAGCCTTTTATGCCTAATAAAGAAAATACGCCAAAGGTTTATATCACAGAAAAAATGGCCAACAGAATCAGAGTGGCTGACACTGACCTGGGGAAGGACATTGCAGAAAGAATCAGTGATCTGAAAGAACTGGTAGCCGCTTACAGGGCCGGAGTTATAAAAGAACTGGTGTAA
- a CDS encoding DUF1700 domain-containing protein: MSKEEFLQTLREALAGEVPEGLIQENVQYYDQYITAEMRKGRTAQNIIEELGGPRIIAKTIIDASEAAGQTFERRGPEGDVYGGGSAEYSESRRETHSDNTFHVYNLNKWYWKLAGALILILVVMLVIAVVGGVFSLLLSPIGLILIIVWLLWRNRR, encoded by the coding sequence ATGAGTAAAGAGGAATTTCTGCAGACCTTGAGGGAGGCCCTGGCAGGAGAAGTGCCCGAAGGACTGATACAGGAAAATGTACAGTATTATGACCAATATATTACAGCTGAGATGAGAAAGGGAAGAACGGCCCAGAATATTATAGAAGAGCTGGGCGGCCCCAGAATTATTGCCAAAACAATTATCGATGCCTCAGAAGCTGCCGGACAGACCTTTGAGAGAAGAGGTCCGGAAGGCGATGTGTATGGAGGAGGTTCTGCTGAGTATTCAGAAAGCAGAAGAGAGACTCATAGTGACAACACATTTCATGTATATAATTTAAATAAATGGTACTGGAAATTAGCCGGGGCTTTGATTCTGATTCTTGTTGTAATGTTAGTGATTGCCGTGGTGGGAGGCGTATTTTCTCTGCTGCTGTCTCCTATTGGCTTAATTCTGATTATTGTCTGGCTTTTATGGAGAAACCGCCGGTGA
- a CDS encoding MBL fold metallo-hydrolase encodes MEQLYVLGTGYATATHCYNTCFAIKDEEDYFLVDTGGGNGILKILEDMKIDTARIHHIFITHEHTDHILGIVWLIRVIATRMKKGTYEGDLNIYCHEDLVDTITTICRLTVQGKFFKMIGERIHLIPVKDGETCHILDYDITFFDILSTKAKQYGFTTVLRNGKKLTCAGDEPYNPDCFQYVEGSCWLLHEAFCLYGDRDKFQPYEKHHSTVKEACELAESMHIPNLVLWHTEDKNISDRKRLYTAEGREYYHGNLYVPDDGEILDL; translated from the coding sequence ATGGAACAGCTTTACGTGTTGGGCACAGGCTACGCCACAGCGACGCACTGTTATAATACCTGCTTTGCCATTAAAGACGAGGAAGATTATTTTCTGGTTGATACAGGAGGCGGCAATGGTATTTTAAAAATTTTGGAAGATATGAAAATAGATACTGCCAGAATTCATCATATTTTTATTACCCATGAGCACACAGATCACATTTTAGGTATTGTCTGGCTGATCCGTGTAATTGCCACAAGAATGAAAAAGGGCACTTATGAAGGCGATTTAAATATTTACTGCCACGAAGATTTAGTAGATACAATTACAACGATCTGCCGTTTAACTGTTCAGGGCAAGTTTTTCAAAATGATTGGAGAGCGCATTCATCTGATTCCGGTAAAAGACGGGGAGACCTGTCATATTTTGGATTATGACATTACATTTTTTGATATTCTTTCCACCAAAGCAAAACAGTACGGATTTACTACTGTTCTCAGAAACGGCAAAAAGCTGACCTGCGCAGGGGACGAGCCTTATAATCCTGACTGCTTTCAGTATGTGGAGGGAAGCTGCTGGCTGCTTCACGAGGCATTTTGCCTTTACGGGGACAGAGATAAGTTCCAACCCTATGAAAAGCATCACAGCACAGTAAAGGAAGCCTGTGAGCTGGCGGAGTCCATGCATATTCCTAATCTGGTGCTGTGGCACACAGAGGATAAAAATATCTCTGACAGAAAACGGCTTTACACAGCAGAGGGCAGAGAATACTACCACGGTAACTTATATGTGCCGGACGACGGGGAAATCTTAGATTTATAA